One Rhodospirillales bacterium DNA segment encodes these proteins:
- a CDS encoding NADH-quinone oxidoreductase subunit C, whose translation MNQDAQQLEALKELGEYIEDILAGDIESVAVAYGELTVTIRDSAAIVKVLTTLRDDTNCQLHQLMDVCGVDYPEREKRFDVVYHLLSLRQNHRVRVRARVDENTPIPSVTGVFSAAGWWEREAWDMYGILFSGHPDLRRLLTDYGFEGHPLRKDFPLSGYVEVRYDDDQKRVVYEPVKLTQEFRNFDFLSPWEGAQSVRDAEEKEQKEEEKGEGTDG comes from the coding sequence ATGAACCAAGACGCGCAACAATTAGAAGCCTTGAAGGAACTCGGTGAATACATCGAGGATATTCTGGCGGGCGACATAGAAAGTGTCGCTGTGGCCTATGGTGAACTGACCGTGACCATTCGGGATTCTGCTGCCATCGTCAAGGTTCTGACAACGCTGCGCGATGATACCAATTGCCAGCTGCATCAATTGATGGATGTTTGCGGGGTTGATTATCCAGAACGCGAAAAGCGGTTTGATGTGGTCTATCACCTGCTTAGCCTGCGCCAAAACCACCGCGTCCGGGTCCGTGCCCGGGTCGATGAAAACACCCCCATTCCTTCGGTGACGGGCGTGTTTTCCGCTGCTGGTTGGTGGGAACGCGAAGCATGGGACATGTATGGCATTCTGTTTTCCGGCCATCCCGATCTGCGCCGATTGCTGACAGATTATGGTTTCGAAGGCCATCCCTTACGCAAAGATTTCCCCCTGTCGGGCTATGTCGAGGTGCGTTACGACGATGATCAAAAGCGGGTGGTTTATGAACCGGTCAAGTTGACCCAGGAATTTCGCAATTTTGATTTCCTGAGCCCATGGGAAGGGGCACAGTCCGTGCGCGACGCAGAAGAAAAAGAACAAAAAGAAGAAGAAAAGGGGGAAGGCACCGATGGCTGA
- a CDS encoding NADH-quinone oxidoreductase subunit D, giving the protein MAETQIQNYSINFGPQHPAAHGVLRLVLEMDGEVVERADPHIGLLHRGTEKLIEYKNYLQAVPYFDRLDYVAPMSQEHAYALAVEKLLGITPPLRAQYIRVMFAEISRILNHILNITTMALDVGAMTPLLWGFEEREKLMEFYERTSGARLHSAYFRPGGVHVDLPEGLVEDILTFCDGFPAHLDDVEGLLTDNRIFKQRTVDIGVVSARDAIDWGFTGPMLRGSDTPWDLRKSQPYDVYDRVDFAVPVGKTGDCYARYLVRMDEMRESIKIIRQCIADMPGGPVMVDDQKITPPSRAEMKHSMEALIHHFKLFTEGYHVPEGEAYSAVEAPKGEFGVYLVSDGSNRPYRCKIRAPGFAHLQGLEFLSKGHMLADVVSIIGSLDIVFGEIDR; this is encoded by the coding sequence ATGGCTGAAACCCAGATCCAGAATTATTCCATCAATTTTGGTCCTCAGCATCCAGCGGCCCATGGCGTTTTGCGTCTGGTGCTTGAAATGGATGGTGAAGTGGTGGAGCGGGCCGATCCGCATATCGGGCTTTTGCATCGCGGCACAGAAAAGCTGATTGAATACAAAAACTACCTTCAGGCGGTGCCGTATTTTGATCGTCTGGATTATGTGGCCCCGATGTCTCAGGAACATGCCTATGCGTTGGCGGTCGAAAAACTTTTGGGCATCACGCCGCCACTGCGCGCGCAATATATTCGGGTCATGTTTGCGGAAATCAGCCGCATCTTGAATCACATTTTGAACATCACCACCATGGCACTGGATGTTGGTGCCATGACGCCGCTGCTCTGGGGTTTTGAAGAGCGCGAAAAGCTGATGGAATTTTATGAACGCACATCTGGCGCGCGGCTGCATTCTGCCTATTTCCGCCCGGGCGGTGTGCATGTTGATCTGCCCGAAGGTTTGGTCGAAGACATCCTGACATTCTGTGATGGTTTCCCTGCCCATTTGGATGATGTCGAAGGGTTGTTGACCGATAACCGCATCTTCAAACAGCGAACAGTGGATATCGGCGTGGTGTCAGCCCGCGATGCCATTGATTGGGGCTTTACCGGTCCAATGCTGCGCGGTTCAGACACGCCATGGGATTTGCGTAAATCCCAGCCCTATGATGTCTATGACCGGGTTGATTTTGCGGTGCCTGTGGGCAAGACCGGGGATTGTTACGCCCGTTATCTGGTGCGCATGGATGAAATGCGCGAAAGCATCAAAATTATTCGCCAATGTATTGCCGATATGCCCGGTGGCCCGGTGATGGTCGATGATCAAAAAATCACGCCTCCCTCGCGTGCGGAAATGAAACATTCCATGGAAGCCTTGATCCATCATTTCAAGCTGTTTACCGAAGGCTATCATGTGCCTGAAGGTGAGGCTTATTCTGCGGTCGAAGCGCCCAAGGGTGAGTTTGGCGTCTATCTGGTATCCGATGGGTCCAACCGGCCGTATCGCTGCAAAATTCGGGCACCAGGGTTTGCCCATCTTCAGGGTTTGGA